A window of Mercenaria mercenaria strain notata chromosome 16, MADL_Memer_1, whole genome shotgun sequence contains these coding sequences:
- the LOC123540338 gene encoding glycoprotein-N-acetylgalactosamine 3-beta-galactosyltransferase 1-like isoform X2 codes for MTDSAVRAGRCQVHSKTVLSFVSALMILLLYAAYGHIGKGNHLKTDYMDREQWNKVMYNATESHAMKQKQMAAAVKKVRLLCLILTMEKDLNTKAAAVNKTWATRCDKHFYVIYSTQKRHDFLNVAVPDDRHKLVFKMRKAYEEVYQKYINDFDFLLKADDDTYVIVENLKYLLWHHDANKPGYLGFHFNKFVNSGYMSGGAGYVISNRGLRNLVERGYQNGVCELQKRKDDPENSEDIETGRCLETAGVPVWTSLDLHGRETFHAYPLERHLFGNLPQYIYSWAKHPIRNGKECCSRYAISYHYVKPDAIYFLHHMLYETTVFGLADNLEINGPVFKFDRIE; via the exons ATGACTGACTCTGCAGTACGGGCTGGGAGATGCCAGGTTCACTCGAAGACTGTATTGAGTTTTGTTTCCGCTCTAATGATATTGTTGTTGTATGCGGCATACGGACACATTGGGAAAG GAAATCACTTGAAGACAGACTACATGGACCGTGAGCAGTGGAATAAAGTTATGTACAACGCAACGG AGTCACATGCCATGAAACAGAAGCAAATGGCTGCGGCCGTGAAGAAGGTGCGACTATTATGTTTAATACTCACCATGGAAAAAGACTTGAACACTAAAGCGGCAGCAGTGAACAAAACATGGGCAACTCGCTgtgataaacatttttatgtcatATACTCAACACAGAAGCGACATGACTTTCTAAATGTTGCTGTACCAGACGACAGACATAAACTGGTCTTTAAAATGAGAAAAGCTTACGAGGaagtttatcaaaaatatataaacgaTTTTGATTTTCTGCTCAAAGCGGATGACGACACGTATGTGatagttgaaaatttaaaatatcttttgtgGCACCATGACGCCAATAAACCCGGTTATTTAGGATTTCATTTTAATAAGTTTGTAAACAGTGGTTATATGAGTGGTGGTGCTGGTTACGTCATCAGTAACCGTGGACTACGTAATTTAGTTGAACGGGGATACCAAAATGGAGTCTGTGAACTCCAAAAACGTAAAGATGATCCGGAAAATTCTGAAGATATTGAGACTGGAAGGTGTTTAGAGACTGCGGGAGTGCCTGTTTGGACTTCCCTTGATTTGCATGGTAGAGAGACGTTCCACGCTTATCCGTTAGAAAGACACCTTTTCGGGAATTTACCGCAGTATATATATAGCTGGGCGAAACACCCTATACGAAAC GGAAAAGAATGTTGTTCGAGGTATGCGATATCTTACCACTACGTGAAACCAGATGCCATATACTTCCTGCATCACATGTTGTACGAGACAACCGTGTTCGGGTTAGCCGATAATTTGGAGATTAATGGACCCGTTTTTAAATTTGATAGAATcgaataa
- the LOC123540338 gene encoding glycoprotein-N-acetylgalactosamine 3-beta-galactosyltransferase 1-like isoform X1, whose product MTDSAVRAGRCQVHSKTVLSFVSALMILLLYAAYGHIGKAGNHLKTDYMDREQWNKVMYNATESHAMKQKQMAAAVKKVRLLCLILTMEKDLNTKAAAVNKTWATRCDKHFYVIYSTQKRHDFLNVAVPDDRHKLVFKMRKAYEEVYQKYINDFDFLLKADDDTYVIVENLKYLLWHHDANKPGYLGFHFNKFVNSGYMSGGAGYVISNRGLRNLVERGYQNGVCELQKRKDDPENSEDIETGRCLETAGVPVWTSLDLHGRETFHAYPLERHLFGNLPQYIYSWAKHPIRNGKECCSRYAISYHYVKPDAIYFLHHMLYETTVFGLADNLEINGPVFKFDRIE is encoded by the exons ATGACTGACTCTGCAGTACGGGCTGGGAGATGCCAGGTTCACTCGAAGACTGTATTGAGTTTTGTTTCCGCTCTAATGATATTGTTGTTGTATGCGGCATACGGACACATTGGGAAAG CAGGAAATCACTTGAAGACAGACTACATGGACCGTGAGCAGTGGAATAAAGTTATGTACAACGCAACGG AGTCACATGCCATGAAACAGAAGCAAATGGCTGCGGCCGTGAAGAAGGTGCGACTATTATGTTTAATACTCACCATGGAAAAAGACTTGAACACTAAAGCGGCAGCAGTGAACAAAACATGGGCAACTCGCTgtgataaacatttttatgtcatATACTCAACACAGAAGCGACATGACTTTCTAAATGTTGCTGTACCAGACGACAGACATAAACTGGTCTTTAAAATGAGAAAAGCTTACGAGGaagtttatcaaaaatatataaacgaTTTTGATTTTCTGCTCAAAGCGGATGACGACACGTATGTGatagttgaaaatttaaaatatcttttgtgGCACCATGACGCCAATAAACCCGGTTATTTAGGATTTCATTTTAATAAGTTTGTAAACAGTGGTTATATGAGTGGTGGTGCTGGTTACGTCATCAGTAACCGTGGACTACGTAATTTAGTTGAACGGGGATACCAAAATGGAGTCTGTGAACTCCAAAAACGTAAAGATGATCCGGAAAATTCTGAAGATATTGAGACTGGAAGGTGTTTAGAGACTGCGGGAGTGCCTGTTTGGACTTCCCTTGATTTGCATGGTAGAGAGACGTTCCACGCTTATCCGTTAGAAAGACACCTTTTCGGGAATTTACCGCAGTATATATATAGCTGGGCGAAACACCCTATACGAAAC GGAAAAGAATGTTGTTCGAGGTATGCGATATCTTACCACTACGTGAAACCAGATGCCATATACTTCCTGCATCACATGTTGTACGAGACAACCGTGTTCGGGTTAGCCGATAATTTGGAGATTAATGGACCCGTTTTTAAATTTGATAGAATcgaataa
- the LOC123540338 gene encoding glycoprotein-N-acetylgalactosamine 3-beta-galactosyltransferase 1-like isoform X3, whose amino-acid sequence MTDSAVRAGRCQVHSKTVLSFVSALMILLLYAAYGHIGKESHAMKQKQMAAAVKKVRLLCLILTMEKDLNTKAAAVNKTWATRCDKHFYVIYSTQKRHDFLNVAVPDDRHKLVFKMRKAYEEVYQKYINDFDFLLKADDDTYVIVENLKYLLWHHDANKPGYLGFHFNKFVNSGYMSGGAGYVISNRGLRNLVERGYQNGVCELQKRKDDPENSEDIETGRCLETAGVPVWTSLDLHGRETFHAYPLERHLFGNLPQYIYSWAKHPIRNGKECCSRYAISYHYVKPDAIYFLHHMLYETTVFGLADNLEINGPVFKFDRIE is encoded by the exons ATGACTGACTCTGCAGTACGGGCTGGGAGATGCCAGGTTCACTCGAAGACTGTATTGAGTTTTGTTTCCGCTCTAATGATATTGTTGTTGTATGCGGCATACGGACACATTGGGAAAG AGTCACATGCCATGAAACAGAAGCAAATGGCTGCGGCCGTGAAGAAGGTGCGACTATTATGTTTAATACTCACCATGGAAAAAGACTTGAACACTAAAGCGGCAGCAGTGAACAAAACATGGGCAACTCGCTgtgataaacatttttatgtcatATACTCAACACAGAAGCGACATGACTTTCTAAATGTTGCTGTACCAGACGACAGACATAAACTGGTCTTTAAAATGAGAAAAGCTTACGAGGaagtttatcaaaaatatataaacgaTTTTGATTTTCTGCTCAAAGCGGATGACGACACGTATGTGatagttgaaaatttaaaatatcttttgtgGCACCATGACGCCAATAAACCCGGTTATTTAGGATTTCATTTTAATAAGTTTGTAAACAGTGGTTATATGAGTGGTGGTGCTGGTTACGTCATCAGTAACCGTGGACTACGTAATTTAGTTGAACGGGGATACCAAAATGGAGTCTGTGAACTCCAAAAACGTAAAGATGATCCGGAAAATTCTGAAGATATTGAGACTGGAAGGTGTTTAGAGACTGCGGGAGTGCCTGTTTGGACTTCCCTTGATTTGCATGGTAGAGAGACGTTCCACGCTTATCCGTTAGAAAGACACCTTTTCGGGAATTTACCGCAGTATATATATAGCTGGGCGAAACACCCTATACGAAAC GGAAAAGAATGTTGTTCGAGGTATGCGATATCTTACCACTACGTGAAACCAGATGCCATATACTTCCTGCATCACATGTTGTACGAGACAACCGTGTTCGGGTTAGCCGATAATTTGGAGATTAATGGACCCGTTTTTAAATTTGATAGAATcgaataa